One genomic segment of Pseudomonas sp. RU47 includes these proteins:
- a CDS encoding DEAD/DEAH box helicase, with protein sequence MNLPIPTDAALAGFHTAVSAWFSKTFPTVTAAQARAWPLIRQRRSTLIAAPTGSGKTLTAFLAVLDDLVHRGLEKPEGLPDETLVVYVSPLKALSNDIRINLQNPLAGITEQLRQMNLPEVHITTAVRTGDTPQKERAAMRKSAPHILVTTPESLYVLLGSESGRKMLGTTRTVIIDEIHAMAAGKRGSHLALSLERLQALCAEPLTRIGLSATQKPVEAVAQFLVGHERPCEIIDIGHARPRDLGIEVPPVPLSAVMANDVWELVYDRLTELAREHRTTLIFVNTRRLAERLSRHLSERLGKQAVAAHHGSLAKEFRLDAEQRLKRGELQVLIATASLELGIDIGEVDLVCQIASPRSIAGFLQRVGRSGHQVGGTPKGRLFATTRDDLIECAALLDCVRRGELDTLHIPVAPLDVLAQQIIAEVSCQEWPEDALLAMFRQASPYRDLDERHYQALLSMLAEGYNGRQGIRSAYLHRDAVNRTLRGRRGSRLTAVTSGGTIPDNADYSVMLEPQGLNIGSVNEDFAVESIAGDVFQLGNTSYRILRVETGKVRVEDAHGQPPTIPFWLGEAPGRSDELSFAVARLQAQLDELLGASPGNLQPALDWLTHTLGLNRASAEQLVEYLARARQTLGALPSQDTLLMERFFDESGGTQLIIHSPFGSRINRAWGLALRKRFCRTFNFELQAAASEDAIVLSLSTSHSFELDEIWRYLHSNSAEHILIQAVLDAPLFGVRWRWNAGVALALPRFTGGRKVAPQLQRMKSEDLIASVFPDQIACLENLAGEREIPEHPLIEQTLDDCLHEAMDSEGWLNLLRRMERGEVRLISRDLPAPSPLAAEILSARPYTFLDDAPLEERRTQAVINRRWSDPQSTDDLGALDADAINAVREEAWPTPNAVDEMHEALMSLACVSEGEVQANEGWRAWLETLARSGRACRLQIDSEHGLWLARERLTCLQALYPQAKLQDELEALPGFDEAWTFDEALIEVIRARLGAFGPLPLSAIAEPLALPTTEVHQALAQLEREGYVLRGQFTPKVNVEEWCERHLLARIHRYTVKRLRREIEPVALQDFMRFLFDWQHLSPSTRGQGSPVLPAIVGQFEGYAAAASAWDSDILPARLKDYSPSWLDELCRNGKLVWTRLSARQKISGTALRSTPIVLLPRSQVGLWSALAEQTPVSELSPKTQKVFEALSQHGALFFDELIHEAHLLRTELEIALQELVGAGLVNADSFAGLRALITPASKRQQRSSRRGRGAFIGGMDDAGRWALLRRGAAVDNSEILEHVAMTLLRRYGVVFWRLLEREADWLPSWRELLRTFHRLEARGEIRGGRFVSGLAGEQFALPEAIPLLREVRRRPHDGSLIAVCGVDPLNLAGTLLPGVKVPALVSNRLVYRDGLPAAAEIAGKQQFWLELDQIDMEHVRGKLIRH encoded by the coding sequence ATGAATCTGCCCATCCCCACGGACGCGGCCCTGGCAGGCTTTCACACCGCCGTCAGCGCCTGGTTCAGCAAGACTTTCCCGACGGTCACCGCCGCCCAGGCCCGCGCATGGCCGTTGATCCGCCAGCGCCGTTCGACGCTGATCGCTGCGCCCACCGGCTCGGGCAAAACCCTCACAGCTTTTCTCGCCGTACTCGATGATCTGGTTCACCGTGGCCTGGAAAAACCCGAAGGTTTGCCCGATGAAACGCTCGTCGTTTATGTCTCACCGCTAAAAGCACTGTCGAACGACATCCGCATCAACCTGCAAAACCCGCTCGCTGGGATCACCGAACAACTGCGGCAGATGAACCTGCCGGAAGTACACATCACCACCGCCGTGCGCACCGGTGACACGCCGCAGAAAGAACGCGCGGCCATGCGCAAATCGGCACCGCACATTCTGGTGACCACACCGGAATCGCTTTACGTTCTGCTCGGCTCGGAATCGGGCCGCAAAATGCTCGGCACCACGCGCACAGTGATCATCGACGAAATCCACGCGATGGCCGCCGGCAAGCGCGGCAGTCATCTGGCCCTGAGCCTGGAGCGCCTGCAAGCGTTGTGCGCCGAACCGCTGACCCGCATCGGCCTGTCCGCCACACAGAAACCGGTGGAAGCGGTGGCGCAATTTCTCGTCGGCCATGAGCGCCCCTGCGAAATCATCGACATTGGCCACGCGCGGCCACGGGACCTGGGCATCGAAGTACCGCCCGTGCCGTTGTCGGCAGTCATGGCCAACGATGTTTGGGAACTGGTTTACGACCGCCTCACGGAACTTGCACGCGAGCACCGCACCACGCTGATTTTCGTCAACACCCGGCGCCTCGCCGAGCGGCTTAGCCGGCACCTCAGCGAACGCCTCGGCAAGCAGGCCGTGGCGGCGCACCACGGCAGTCTGGCCAAGGAGTTTCGCCTCGACGCCGAACAACGCCTCAAGCGTGGCGAGTTACAGGTGCTGATCGCCACCGCTTCGCTGGAACTGGGCATCGATATCGGCGAAGTCGATCTGGTCTGTCAGATCGCTTCACCGCGCTCCATCGCCGGGTTTCTGCAAAGGGTTGGCCGTTCCGGGCACCAGGTGGGCGGCACACCCAAGGGTCGGTTGTTTGCCACCACCCGCGACGACCTGATCGAATGCGCCGCCCTGCTCGACTGCGTGCGCCGTGGCGAACTCGATACCCTGCACATCCCGGTCGCGCCGCTGGATGTTTTGGCGCAGCAGATCATTGCCGAAGTCAGTTGCCAGGAATGGCCGGAGGACGCCTTGCTGGCGATGTTCCGCCAAGCCTCGCCCTACCGTGACCTTGACGAAAGACACTATCAGGCCCTGCTGAGCATGCTCGCCGAAGGCTACAACGGCCGACAGGGCATCCGCAGCGCTTATCTGCATCGCGACGCCGTCAACCGCACCTTGCGGGGCCGGCGTGGCTCGCGACTGACCGCTGTGACCAGCGGCGGCACCATCCCCGACAACGCTGATTACAGCGTGATGCTCGAGCCGCAAGGCCTGAACATCGGCAGCGTCAACGAAGACTTCGCCGTGGAAAGCATTGCTGGCGACGTGTTCCAGCTCGGCAACACGTCCTATCGGATTCTGCGCGTGGAAACCGGCAAGGTGCGCGTCGAGGATGCCCACGGCCAGCCGCCGACCATTCCGTTCTGGCTCGGCGAAGCGCCGGGACGCAGTGATGAATTGTCGTTCGCCGTGGCACGTCTGCAAGCGCAGCTCGACGAACTGCTCGGCGCCAGCCCGGGCAACCTGCAACCGGCGCTCGACTGGCTGACGCACACCCTCGGCCTCAACCGCGCCAGCGCCGAGCAACTGGTCGAATACCTCGCCCGCGCCCGTCAGACCCTCGGCGCCCTGCCGTCGCAGGACACGCTGTTGATGGAGCGTTTTTTCGACGAGTCCGGCGGCACGCAATTGATCATCCACTCACCGTTCGGCAGCCGCATCAACCGTGCGTGGGGTCTGGCCCTGCGCAAGCGATTCTGCCGCACCTTCAATTTCGAATTGCAGGCTGCCGCCAGCGAAGACGCGATCGTGCTGTCGCTGTCCACCAGCCATAGCTTTGAACTCGATGAGATCTGGCGTTACCTGCACAGCAACAGCGCCGAGCACATCCTTATTCAAGCGGTGCTCGATGCGCCGCTGTTCGGCGTGCGCTGGCGCTGGAATGCCGGGGTGGCATTGGCGCTGCCGCGTTTTACCGGTGGGCGCAAAGTCGCCCCGCAGTTGCAGCGGATGAAAAGCGAAGACCTGATTGCCAGCGTGTTTCCCGACCAGATCGCCTGCCTGGAAAACCTCGCCGGCGAACGGGAAATTCCCGAGCATCCACTGATCGAGCAAACCCTCGACGATTGCCTGCATGAAGCGATGGACAGCGAAGGCTGGCTGAATCTGCTGCGGCGCATGGAGCGTGGCGAGGTGCGTTTGATCAGTCGCGATCTGCCGGCGCCTTCGCCGCTCGCGGCAGAAATTCTCAGTGCGCGGCCGTACACCTTTCTCGACGATGCACCGCTGGAAGAACGTCGCACCCAAGCGGTGATCAACCGGCGCTGGAGCGATCCGCAATCGACCGATGATCTCGGTGCGCTGGACGCGGACGCTATTAACGCCGTGCGCGAAGAAGCCTGGCCGACGCCGAACGCTGTGGATGAAATGCATGAAGCGCTGATGAGCCTTGCATGCGTCAGCGAGGGGGAAGTGCAAGCGAATGAAGGCTGGCGCGCATGGCTGGAAACCCTGGCCCGCAGCGGGCGCGCCTGCCGTTTGCAGATCGACTCCGAGCATGGCTTGTGGCTGGCCCGCGAACGCCTGACCTGTCTGCAAGCGCTTTATCCACAGGCCAAATTGCAAGACGAACTGGAGGCGTTACCGGGGTTCGATGAAGCCTGGACGTTCGATGAAGCGCTGATCGAAGTGATCCGCGCGCGCCTCGGTGCCTTCGGACCGCTGCCGTTATCCGCGATTGCCGAACCGCTCGCGCTGCCGACCACTGAAGTCCATCAAGCCCTCGCGCAACTGGAGCGCGAAGGTTATGTGCTGCGCGGTCAGTTCACGCCCAAGGTCAACGTTGAAGAATGGTGCGAACGGCATCTGCTCGCGCGCATTCATCGCTACACGGTCAAGCGCCTGCGCCGGGAAATCGAACCGGTAGCGCTGCAGGATTTCATGCGGTTTCTGTTCGACTGGCAGCATCTGTCGCCCTCAACACGCGGACAGGGCAGCCCGGTGTTGCCGGCGATTGTCGGCCAGTTCGAAGGCTACGCAGCGGCGGCTTCGGCGTGGGACAGCGATATCCTCCCGGCGCGATTAAAAGACTATTCGCCAAGTTGGCTGGATGAGCTGTGCCGCAACGGCAAACTGGTGTGGACGCGCCTCAGTGCCCGGCAAAAAATCAGCGGTACGGCGTTGCGCAGCACGCCTATCGTGCTGCTGCCGCGCAGTCAGGTCGGCCTGTGGAGTGCGCTGGCCGAACAGACGCCGGTGAGCGAACTTTCGCCGAAAACCCAGAAGGTTTTTGAAGCCTTGAGCCAGCACGGCGCGCTATTTTTCGATGAGCTGATTCATGAAGCGCACCTGCTGCGCACCGAGCTGGAAATCGCCTTGCAGGAACTGGTCGGCGCCGGCCTGGTGAACGCCGACAGCTTCGCCGGCCTGCGCGCGCTGATCACCCCGGCGAGCAAGCGCCAGCAGCGCAGCAGTCGTCGCGGGCGCGGGGCGTTTATCGGTGGGATGGATGATGCCGGGCGCTGGGCCTTGCTGCGGCGCGGGGCGGCTGTGGATAACAGCGAAATCCTTGAACATGTCGCGATGACATTGTTGCGGCGCTATGGCGTGGTGTTCTGGCGTTTGCTGGAACGCGAGGCGGACTGGTTGCCGAGTTGGCGCGAATTGCTGCGCACGTTTCATCGGCTGGAGGCGCGCGGCGAGATTCGCGGTGGGCGGTTTGTCAGTGGTTTGGCGGGGGAACAGTTTGCCTTGCCCGAGGCGATTCCGTTGTTACGCGAAGTTCGGCGGCGACCGCATGACGGTAGTTTGATTGCGGTGTGCGGGGTGGATCCGTTGAACCTGGCCGGGACGCTGCTGCCGGGGGTGAAAGTGCCGGCACTGGTGAGTAATCGGTTAGTGTATCGCGATGGATTGCCGGCGGCGGCGGAGATTGCCGGCAAGCAGCAGTTTTGGCTGGAGCTGGATCAGATTGATATGGAGCATGTGCGCGGCAAATTGATCCGGCATTGA
- a CDS encoding OmpW/AlkL family protein translates to MNKSLLSASLFALALAAPLAHAHEAGDILIRAGAITVNPKADSSSVKVDQGPLSGTNLGGKATMSSDTQLGLNFAYMLTDHVGLELLAATPFEHDVKLKGTALPAANGKLGTLKHLPPTLSVVYYPLDSKSPFQPYVGGGINYTWIYDEHVGSEASANGFSNFKAKNSWGLAWQVGADYMLTDNIMLNAQVRYIDIDTRATVENNAVAPGTRARVNVDVDPFIYMVGLGYKF, encoded by the coding sequence ATGAACAAGTCCTTGCTCAGCGCCTCGCTGTTTGCCCTTGCGCTCGCAGCCCCGCTCGCCCACGCCCACGAAGCTGGTGACATCCTCATCCGCGCCGGTGCGATCACCGTCAACCCGAAGGCCGACAGCTCCAGCGTCAAGGTCGATCAGGGTCCGTTGAGCGGCACCAATCTGGGCGGCAAGGCGACCATGAGCAGCGACACCCAACTGGGTCTCAACTTCGCCTACATGCTCACCGATCACGTCGGCCTCGAACTGCTCGCGGCCACGCCGTTCGAGCATGACGTCAAGCTCAAGGGCACTGCCCTGCCAGCGGCCAATGGCAAGCTCGGCACCCTGAAACACCTGCCGCCAACCCTCAGCGTTGTGTACTACCCGCTGGACTCGAAGTCGCCGTTCCAGCCCTACGTCGGCGGTGGCATCAACTACACCTGGATCTACGACGAGCACGTTGGCAGCGAAGCCAGCGCCAACGGTTTCAGCAACTTCAAGGCGAAAAACTCCTGGGGTCTGGCCTGGCAGGTCGGTGCTGACTACATGCTGACCGATAACATCATGCTCAACGCCCAAGTGCGCTACATCGACATCGACACCCGCGCCACCGTCGAGAACAACGCGGTTGCACCGGGCACTCGCGCACGGGTCAACGTCGATGTGGATCCGTTCATCTACATGGTTGGCTTGGGCTATAAGTTCTAA
- a CDS encoding NAD-dependent epimerase/dehydratase family protein: protein MAKGTVLITGGAGFIGSHLTDALLAAGHSVRILDDLSTGKRSNLPLDNPKVELIVGDVADAALVAKAMHGCSAVAHLAAVASVQASVDDPVKTHQSNFIGTLNVCEAMRLAGVKRVVYASSAAVYGNNGEGESIDEDTPKAPLTPYASDKLAGEHYFDFYRRQHALEPVIFRFFNIFGPRQDPSSPYSGVISIFSERAQKGLPITVFGDGEQTRDFLYVEDLVDLLVQAIEKPEVEVGAVNVGWNQAMSLKQMLEALQAVVGELPPVSYGPARSGDIRHSRANNARLLERFKLPQQTAMSVGLARLLGRS from the coding sequence ATGGCTAAAGGGACTGTATTAATCACTGGCGGAGCCGGTTTCATTGGCTCGCACCTGACCGATGCGTTGCTCGCTGCCGGGCATTCGGTGCGCATCCTCGACGACTTGTCGACTGGCAAACGCAGCAACCTGCCGCTGGACAATCCGAAGGTTGAACTGATTGTTGGCGACGTCGCCGATGCGGCGCTGGTGGCCAAAGCCATGCACGGCTGCAGCGCGGTCGCTCACCTGGCGGCTGTGGCGTCGGTGCAGGCGTCGGTGGATGATCCGGTGAAGACGCATCAAAGCAACTTCATTGGCACGCTGAACGTCTGCGAAGCCATGCGTCTGGCCGGGGTCAAGCGCGTGGTGTATGCCTCCAGTGCGGCGGTGTACGGCAACAACGGCGAGGGCGAGTCGATTGATGAGGACACGCCCAAAGCGCCACTGACGCCTTACGCCTCGGACAAGTTGGCGGGCGAGCATTATTTCGATTTCTATCGTCGCCAACATGCGCTGGAACCGGTGATTTTCCGCTTCTTCAACATTTTTGGCCCGCGTCAGGATCCGTCCTCGCCGTATTCCGGGGTGATCAGCATCTTCAGCGAACGCGCGCAGAAAGGTCTGCCGATTACCGTGTTCGGCGATGGTGAACAGACGCGCGATTTCCTGTATGTCGAAGATCTGGTCGATCTGCTGGTGCAGGCGATCGAAAAGCCTGAGGTGGAGGTCGGTGCAGTGAACGTCGGCTGGAATCAGGCAATGAGCCTCAAGCAGATGCTTGAAGCACTGCAAGCGGTAGTCGGTGAGCTGCCGCCCGTCAGCTACGGCCCGGCGCGTTCCGGCGACATCCGGCATTCGCGGGCGAACAACGCTCGCTTGCTGGAGCGCTTCAAGCTGCCGCAGCAGACGGCGATGAGCGTGGGTTTGGCGCGGTTGCTCGGTCGCTCCTGA
- a CDS encoding DUF3299 domain-containing protein, with protein MPRAALALLLLIALPVWAAAPKDLTWSEMIPPDAAPEVPNMTPLHDLSKMGDALSAESAPAAKQDLPNAPVVKSLDGQNIRLPGYIVPLEVNEEGRTTDFLLVPYFGACIHVPPPPSNQIVHVKSELGVKLDELYQPYWVEGPLQVKASSSELADAGYQMDADKIYVYELPE; from the coding sequence ATGCCCCGCGCTGCACTCGCGCTGCTGTTGCTGATCGCCCTGCCCGTGTGGGCAGCGGCGCCGAAAGACCTGACGTGGTCGGAAATGATCCCGCCGGACGCTGCGCCGGAAGTGCCGAACATGACGCCGCTGCACGACCTGTCGAAGATGGGCGATGCGTTGTCTGCCGAGTCCGCGCCAGCGGCGAAGCAGGACCTGCCGAACGCGCCGGTGGTGAAGTCGCTCGACGGGCAGAACATTCGTTTGCCGGGCTACATCGTGCCGCTGGAAGTCAACGAAGAAGGGCGCACCACAGACTTTTTGCTGGTGCCGTATTTCGGCGCGTGCATCCATGTGCCGCCACCGCCGTCGAACCAGATCGTGCATGTCAAAAGCGAGTTGGGCGTGAAGCTTGATGAGCTGTATCAGCCGTACTGGGTCGAGGGGCCGTTGCAGGTCAAGGCGTCGAGCAGCGAACTGGCGGATGCCGGGTATCAGATGGATGCCGACAAGATTTATGTGTATGAGCTGCCGGAGTGA
- a CDS encoding ABC transporter permease has product MYLFRLAMASLANRRFTALLTAFAIALSVCLLLAVERVRTEAKASFASTISGTDLIVGARSGSVNLLLYSVFRIGNATNNIRWDSFEHFASNPKVKWAIPMSLGDSHRGYRVMGTTEAYFEHYQYGRQQHLALADGRAFATDPFEVVLGAEVAEALHYKLGDKLVLAHGVAAISLVKHDDKPFTVIGILKRTGTPVDRTLHISLGGMEAIHIDWHNGVPARGNGRISADQARNMDLTPQAITAFMLGLNSKISTFALQREINEFRGEPMLAILPGVALQELWSLMSTAEKALFVVSLFVVLTGLIGMLTAILTSLNERRREMAILRSVGARPWHIASLLVLEAFALALTGVIAGVALLYIGIAAAQGYVQANYGLYLPLAWPSEYEWTLLGGILAAALLMGSVPAWRAYRQSLADGLSIRL; this is encoded by the coding sequence ATGTATCTGTTTCGTCTGGCCATGGCCAGCCTGGCCAACCGCCGTTTTACCGCCCTGCTCACTGCATTCGCCATCGCCCTGTCGGTGTGCCTGCTGCTCGCCGTCGAGCGGGTGCGCACCGAAGCCAAAGCCAGTTTCGCCAGCACCATCAGCGGCACCGACCTGATCGTCGGCGCGCGCTCCGGCTCGGTGAACCTGCTGCTGTACTCGGTGTTTCGTATTGGCAACGCCACCAACAACATCCGCTGGGACAGCTTCGAACACTTCGCCAGCAACCCGAAAGTGAAGTGGGCAATCCCGATGTCCCTCGGCGACTCCCATCGCGGCTATCGCGTGATGGGCACCACCGAAGCCTATTTCGAGCATTACCAGTACGGCCGCCAGCAACACTTGGCACTGGCCGACGGCCGCGCGTTTGCAACGGATCCGTTTGAAGTGGTGCTGGGTGCCGAGGTCGCGGAGGCGCTGCATTACAAGCTCGGTGACAAACTGGTGCTGGCCCACGGTGTGGCGGCAATCAGCCTGGTCAAGCACGACGACAAACCGTTCACCGTGATCGGCATTCTCAAGCGCACCGGCACCCCGGTCGATCGCACGTTGCACATCAGCCTCGGCGGCATGGAGGCGATTCACATCGACTGGCACAACGGTGTGCCGGCACGGGGCAACGGCCGGATCAGCGCCGATCAGGCGCGCAACATGGACCTGACGCCGCAAGCGATCACTGCATTCATGCTCGGTCTAAACAGCAAGATTTCCACGTTTGCGCTGCAACGCGAGATCAATGAATTCCGTGGCGAACCGATGCTGGCGATCCTGCCGGGCGTAGCGTTGCAAGAATTGTGGAGCCTGATGAGCACCGCCGAAAAAGCGCTGTTTGTGGTCTCGCTGTTTGTGGTGCTGACCGGGTTGATCGGCATGCTCACGGCGATTCTCACCAGCCTCAACGAACGGCGCCGCGAAATGGCGATTCTGCGTTCGGTCGGTGCGCGACCGTGGCACATCGCGAGTCTGCTGGTGCTGGAAGCGTTTGCTCTGGCGCTGACCGGGGTGATCGCCGGCGTTGCGTTGTTGTACATCGGCATCGCCGCTGCGCAGGGTTACGTGCAGGCCAATTACGGTTTGTATCTGCCGCTGGCATGGCCGAGCGAGTATGAATGGACGCTGCTCGGTGGCATTCTGGCGGCCGCGCTGCTGATGGGCAGCGTGCCGGCCTGGCGCGCTTATCGCCAATCCTTGGCCGATGGCCTGTCGATCCGTTTATGA
- a CDS encoding sugar nucleotide-binding protein has translation MRMRLMLLGGGNALGQALIRLGAEEDIGFLAPRPPEDGWDAASLTQLLDDTRPDALINLAYYFDWFQAETVSESRMAGQERAVERLAELCQHHNIVLVQPSSYRVFDGSRATAYSEKDEPVPLGLRGQALWRIEQSVRATCPQHVLLRFGWLLDDSPDGTLGRFLARAEQPEELLLADDRRGNPTPVDDAARVIISVLKQLDCAAPLWGTYHYAGHEATTPLALGQAILTEARSLHALAIEAPTAQAHAARPDAAEEPQHAVLACKKILHTFGIKPRAWRAALPGLLDRFYRHG, from the coding sequence ATGCGAATGCGCCTTATGTTACTGGGCGGCGGAAATGCCCTTGGGCAGGCGCTGATTCGCCTCGGTGCGGAGGAAGACATCGGTTTCCTCGCCCCCCGCCCGCCCGAAGACGGCTGGGATGCCGCGAGCCTGACCCAACTGCTCGACGACACCCGTCCCGACGCGTTGATCAACCTCGCCTACTATTTCGACTGGTTCCAGGCCGAAACCGTCAGCGAAAGCCGCATGGCCGGGCAGGAACGCGCGGTTGAGCGTCTGGCCGAACTGTGCCAGCACCACAACATCGTCCTTGTGCAGCCCTCCAGTTATCGAGTGTTCGATGGTTCGCGCGCCACGGCGTACAGCGAAAAAGACGAACCAGTGCCCCTGGGCCTGCGTGGTCAGGCGTTGTGGCGGATCGAACAAAGCGTTCGCGCCACTTGCCCGCAACATGTGCTGCTGCGTTTCGGCTGGCTGCTCGATGACAGCCCGGACGGCACCCTCGGACGTTTCCTCGCACGGGCCGAGCAACCGGAAGAATTGCTCCTGGCCGATGACCGTCGTGGCAACCCGACGCCAGTCGATGATGCCGCGCGAGTGATCATTTCAGTGCTCAAACAACTTGATTGCGCCGCGCCGCTGTGGGGCACTTATCACTACGCGGGCCACGAAGCGACCACACCGCTGGCGCTGGGTCAGGCGATTCTGACTGAGGCGCGCAGCCTGCACGCCCTGGCCATCGAAGCGCCGACCGCCCAGGCCCACGCCGCGCGGCCGGACGCTGCCGAGGAACCGCAACACGCGGTGCTGGCCTGCAAGAAAATTCTGCACACTTTCGGGATCAAACCGCGCGCCTGGCGTGCGGCGCTCCCGGGCTTACTGGATAGGTTCTACCGTCATGGCTAA